Within Sporosarcina sp. PTS2304, the genomic segment CCTCATTCAAACGTTGGCTTATAAAACGAACGATTATCTAGCGGGAATACTCGCTCAGAAAACTCCCCAGGCGCCGTTTTCGACATTACCCGATTCAGCATATTCATCTTAGCATCAATATTATCAATATAATGAAGAATTTCAGCTTCTTTCAGCATCGGACGCTTCGGACTGCCCCACTCTTCCTTACCATGATGAGACAAAACCATATGTTGCAACAACATAAGTTCTTCCCCTTCAATTTCCAACTCTTCTCCCGCCTTGGAAATCTCATTCACCATAATCGTAATATGCCCTAACAAATTTCCTTCAATCGTATACTGCGTACCAACTGGACCTGATAGCTCTACGACTTTTCCAATATCATGAAGAATGATGCCTGCATACAGCAAATCTTTATTCAATGTCGGATACAACTCCGCAATTGCTTTTCCTAACTTCAACATCGAAACGACGTGATCGAGTAAACCCGTTACATAATCATGGTGATTCCTTGTAGCTGCAGGATACAACATGAAATCAGCTTGGTGCTTCTTCAAAAGATGTCGCGTCAAACGCTGAATCTGCGGATTTTTCATCTCAAAGAAGTATTGCATAAGCTCTTCAAAGAGCACTTCTTTACTCTTTTCCGCTGAAGGTACTAAATCCGCAATTGTCACACCTTCTTCTTCTTTTACCGGACGAATCGCTTTAATGCGCAGTTGGTTTTTCCCACGGTATTCGTGGACTTCACCGCCTACTTTGACGATGCTAGCTGCTTGATACATTTGCGCTTGTTCTTCGCCTGTGTCCCATAACTTCGCTTCGAGATCTCCACTTTTATCTTGGAGAATCAATGTCATGAAAGGGCTGCCTTGTTGAGTGACACCTTTTGTCGCCTGTTTAATCAATAAATACATGTC encodes:
- the yhaM gene encoding 3'-5' exoribonuclease YhaM, which encodes MKKLMEHQVGEAVDMYLLIKQATKGVTQQGSPFMTLILQDKSGDLEAKLWDTGEEQAQMYQAASIVKVGGEVHEYRGKNQLRIKAIRPVKEEEGVTIADLVPSAEKSKEVLFEELMQYFFEMKNPQIQRLTRHLLKKHQADFMLYPAATRNHHDYVTGLLDHVVSMLKLGKAIAELYPTLNKDLLYAGIILHDIGKVVELSGPVGTQYTIEGNLLGHITIMVNEISKAGEELEIEGEELMLLQHMVLSHHGKEEWGSPKRPMLKEAEILHYIDNIDAKMNMLNRVMSKTAPGEFSERVFPLDNRSFYKPTFE